One window of the Piliocolobus tephrosceles isolate RC106 chromosome 17, ASM277652v3, whole genome shotgun sequence genome contains the following:
- the LOC116418508 gene encoding uncharacterized protein LOC116418508 — protein sequence MHTGVLTEGTENSASATATGPSAWTSGSPSPPLHRGGRSKRPPRNVGLGFGFGGSSEQGGGRRRNPTRAALPPRARPPRGREAAPSPQVRGGRLHPSGPGLSGATHPPPGRTQRAWAVPSLGRVEPPRAARAPALPAVRDTPKARMGADAEGAAPAGSAGSRGRGGRGGRGRRGCGVAGGARSPGQSWGRPEAQAGQRGWEGRTRVGTASPGNKRASGGSRRHSPSLGAGAAAAGARPSRGVPSLGHPGSAPASQWRKH from the coding sequence ATGCACACAGGCGTCCTGACGGAGGGCACCGAGAACTCGGCCTCGGCGACTGCTACAGGCCCCTCCGCCTGGACTAGCGGCTCCCCTTCCCCGCCCCTACACAGGGGTGGGCGCAGCAAACGCCCACCGCGGAATGTGGGCCTTGGATTCGGATTCGGAGGCTCCTCGGAACAAGGAGGGGGGAGAAGGAGGAATCCAACCCGGGCAGCTTTGCCACCGCGCGCCCGGCCTCCCCGCGGCAGGGAAGCGGCGCCATCTCCGCAGGTGCGCGGTGGACGCTTGCATCCCTCGGGCCCGGGGCTGTCGGGCGCTACACATCCACCTCCTGGGCGCACACAGAGGGCCTGGGCCGTGCCGAGTCTCGGCAGGGTTGAGCCTCCTCGCGCGGCGCGGGCTCCGGCGCTGCCCGCAGTGCGGGACACGCCCAAGGCTCGGATGGGAGCCGACGCTGAGGGAGCGGCACCTGCAGGGAGCGCCGGGAGCCGAGGCCGCGGCGGGAGGGGCGGGCGCGGCCGGCGGGGATGCGGGGTCGCGGGAGGGGCCCGCAGCCCAGGCCAGAGCTGGGGGCGGCCCGAGGCCCAAGCTGGCCAGCGAGGGTGGGAAGGGCGGACCCGGGTGGGGACCGCAAGCCCCGGGAACAAGCGCGCGAGCGGCGGGTCCCGGCGGCACTCACCGAGCCTGGGCGCCGGGGCGGCGGCGGCCGGCGCGCGGCCCTCTCGCGGCGTCCCCTCCCTCGGCCACCCGGGCTCCGCTCCAGCCTCACAGTGGCGGAAGCACTGA